Genomic segment of Penaeus vannamei isolate JL-2024 chromosome 36, ASM4276789v1, whole genome shotgun sequence:
GGGGGGGAACGCGCATTGCTCGCTGCTCATGTCGAACTGCATGCCGGCCGGGCAGCGCAGGTTGGACGTCCTCAGGTTGCAGCGGATCTCGGCGCAGAAGGTTTTCTTGGCCCGCTGAGGCCGGCAGATGTCGTAGGTTTTGCACGTGCCCTCCACGCCCGTGCACGGCACGACCTCCGTGGTCGTGGTCGTGGGCGGAGAACCGCAAGGCGGCGCCGCCAGGAACGGGTGCACGCACTGGTCCAGCTCGTCGGCGAACACAGTCCCCGGCTCGCACTCGAAGTGGTAGGTCCAGAAGTAGCCGATCTTCATGCGGTCCACGCACCTGCAGGAAGGAGAACGCATACTGGATGCGGGCAACAGGGCTACGGCCGAAGACGCTACTTGGCACGAATCTACTTAACCAGCAAGTAACACAAAGACAATGTGAAAACAATATGTATCATAAACAGAATAATATTGGTGGAAATAACATCACCCACTACCTGCAACGAGGAAGCGACGCATCACTCGCAACACAGAAATCATAACGAGAAAGTGCAGCACAGAAATTACTCATAAGAGACAGCAGGAGCAGCCACTCTGCCCCGTTAACGAGCGCAGCCACGGCCGCTTGATCTAATTTCCAGAAAGGAAGCTTGAGGAGAGGCCCCGAAGAAGGTCTGGCGACAGAGTATAACGGACGCTAGAACGCCGCCCAAAAAACAAGCTCGGACTCGGGTCTGCGTGGAGGAATCTCTGGGCCCTAGGACGCGGAGGGCCCACGGGAAGGGGTCGACCGTAAGGTTGGgcttgggaaggaggaggcggagaatagcgagagtgtgaaagagggagagagaaagaaagggagaagcagagagagagggtgagatgaaAGGCGCGGAGGAGAGCCCCAGGTGAACACACCTTCGGCGCACCCAATCATGCGTCTAGGAAACTGACCTGTAATACCACGAGCAGTTGCGTGGATGGTGGAAAGAGCCTTCTTTGGTGCAGGTCACGCGGGGGTCAACGATGTAGTCGGGGTACCTCGGGTCTGCCAGGGAAAAGGGTGTCAACTTTATCATTTATTGAAGTCTCCATTTTGTGTATGTAAAGTAAAATCCATAACTATTATCTTACCACCTTGCCCGGGTGTAAATAATTGCAATTTTCTCCTTTGTCATAGAACTGACAAGGAAGATTACCGCCCTCCCTTTGCTTCAGTCCGCCCGTAGTCAGAATACGGACACTTCCTAAAAGGTACCATTTTTTCCATGACTGAGTTCTCTCCCTTACCTTGTGAAAAGAATGACTGGCCATATTCACACTCCCAACTGGAAGCCTAaagccccgcccactcgcctgtTATTGCATCGCAACTCTTATGCACACGACACAGGAGGCCGCtcgagtgtgtgcgtgcgagttgtatttctatctttttcttcggAGAGAAATACTCACCGTTGGGCCCGGGAACGGCAGCCCACGCCACGCCCACTACCGCCAAGGCCACGCCCACGCAAAGCACTGCACTACGCCCACTCATTCTGCTGGTCAAGGAAAAAGCCGAGGATTAGGGAACGTGAATAGGCTTGGTCATCAGCAACTGCGGCGACGACTGCGTGAGGGTCAACGATGTAGGCGATGGCGATGAAGAAGGATAGTGGCAGtgataaataatataatgatgatagtgatgatattaataatggtaatggtattagtgataacaataataatgataataataatagtaatgatgatgatgatgatagataatgatgctaataatgatagtgatgataataccgataatgatgtcagtaataataatgataataataataatagtagtagtgataatgatgataataatgataataatcataacgataatgatattattgatgctaataataatgatgatgatgatgatgataataataatgataatcataatgataataatgataatgataatcatgataattatattaattattattattactattattattatagtaataataataataagtagaagcaCCCAGAGTgcgcatacctccaccaaggcaattgggtcactgatagaataaacatattcacacgaagaattacattaaatcgTTTTCCTCAAGGTGATTTGACTTCCTTGGCAGttgggtaactgatgcaatcatttttaaaattccctcaaaatttaatggaatctagaTTAGCTAAGACACACCACTGGaaataaccaacgaacaaacaaactaacgcgaCTAAAACAACCTCCTTGGCaggggtaataataacaatgataaaggtatAATGCACGTCATAGAAATAATGGAAGGAGACAAAATGAGTCATAAAAACGCTTTATCCAGTTAGAATGTTTACACTACCTAGTATAAGGTAAACGCTCGTGCTACGGAACGGCGGTTAGCCCTCGATACAAATTATAGGTGGCATGGAACGTACGCTCTTGGCCAGCCGAAGTAACAATTTCACCGCATTATAGAGAGAAAGCTATCAAATGGATGAAAGAAAGATGTTCAATGGTATGAAAATAACAGTGTATGAGACAGTAGCATGGGATGATGGTCATTAAGCTGGAACTTGAAAGAGGCGTGTTGAAACGAGCTCTACTTTTCGTGTGGGTTTTACAGCTGCCGCCGCCGAGACGCCTCCACAGGCCACGCGTGACGATGCGCTTCTGCGCCTTCGCCCGCTCGCTCGCCGCCGCCTCGAGGGACGCGGGGGATTAACGCACACGCACCCAAATTatgagagagtgcaagagaaagagagagaaagaaagagctccCGTATATATTATGAggaagtgaataagagagagagggagcgaaacagtaaaataaagagagggagagagcgaaaaagagaaagaacagcagAAAGAGCACACACAAAGCATGAGAAGATgaacaaagagggaaaaaaagagagcgaaagagacagagagggagaggatgaaagtgagcgagagtgaaagaggggggggggagaggaaaggggagagggagagactgatggggtgagggaagggagagggagagagagaggctttgtCTTATGTCAAAGGCATCCTGAAGAACTCTCGATAGCAAAAACAGCAAGAGACGAACCGAAGCCAGTCACACCGTGCGCTCCTCCAAACATGGCCGTGTATTTCCGCATCGAAAGGAAAGATAACTTTTGTTTCCCACGTTTATTCGGTGTTCCTGTATCGCAAAGGCGCTCCTTAAACGAAGTCCACGCGATCAAAGACCAACAGAAGGACGGAAGACGTCTGTCTCGgccggggaggcagggggaggggggcggggaagagggatgagtggcctctggtgtggagggagggaagagagcgaggtcgacggggaaaagagggatggagggaaaggggagagagggaggggagtgggacggacacggagcgaggggaggagacgCACAGAGGGTAAGGAGTGAGGGCCGAGGTGTTGGGGTCAAGGAGTGCGGTTcgcgaggtggggggtggaggtgtggggtcGAGAAGAGGGAGCAAGGGCTGGGGTCCGCGACCGGAGCGCAGCGGGAGACTTCGGATCCCCGCTGCGAAGAGCGACGAGTCATGTACGCTTACAGGcacgcgaaaaaagaaaaaaagaaaaaaagagttatgATCACTAACTTATTACTTCATTTGCACAATATTGTGGACGTTGGCCGTAAATTCATGTGCTTATGGGTTgggtgcttctgtgtgtgtgtgtatatatatatatatatatatatatatatatatatatatatatatatatatatatatatatatatatatatatatatatatatatatatatatataatgtttgtgataACATCATCGCCAGTATGGTACATCGGTTTGTCACTAGTGTTCACAcctcactcatatatgtgtgtgtgtatgtatgtatgtatacatatatatgtgaatatacatatatacatatatatatgtatatatatacatatatatatgaaaatatatacacacgtacgcgcgcacacacacacacacacacacacacacacacacatacacacacacacacacacatacacacacacatatatatatatatatatatatatatatatatatatatatatatatatatatatgtatgtatatatatacatatatatatatatatatatatatatatatatatatatatatatatatatatatatatatatatatatatatatatatatatatatatatatatatatatatatatatatatatatatatatatatatatatatatatatatatatatatatatatatatatatatatatatatatatatatatatatatgtatatatatacatatatatatatatatatatatatatatatatatatatatatatatatgtatatatatatatatatatatatatatatatatatatatacatatatatacatatatgtatgtgtgtgtgtgtgtgtgtgtgtgtgtgtgtgtgtgtgtgtgtgtgtgtgtgtgtgtgtgtgtgtgtgtgtgtatgtatgtatgtatagatgcatacatatacacacacacacatatatatatatatatatatatatatatatatatatatatatatatatatatatatgtgtgtgtgtgtgtgtgtgtgtgtgtgtgtgtgtgtgtgtgtgtgtgtgtgtgtgtgtgtgtgtgtgtgtgtgtgtgtgtgtgcgtgtgtgtgtgtgtgtgtgtgtgtgtgtgtgtacatacatgtgtgtgtgtgcgtgtgtttgagtttgcGTGTGCACATACCACTACCCGGCGCGCGGAAGGCCCGTCGTTCCGCTCACCGAAGTTCCTCGGATGTCCCTGATATTGCATCCGGCGTTTTATGTGCACATAAAGTGATATTTCCATTCCTCTGCCTGTTtccccattatcctcctcctcctctttcttacatCCCTGTGTGCTTCCCGAGTCATTCCccctgcccgcccgcccaccctcgTCCAAGTTCTTCCTCTCCCGTGCGGGCGGGACCGAGGCGAGGGGCTGCGGGGGACGCAGGGTGGCCGGGACCTCCGTTGGCGCGGATCTGGCCGGGTGCACGCACGCGTTCCTCGAGACATTTTTTCGTCGTCTCCTAATCCTCATCACTGTTTTAacctttcttttctgattttgtttACTATTGTTACTCTTCTcaacaccatcactattattactgcttttatttgTACATTCTTATCACTGAATCATCAATGTCTTcaaatttctcctctcctccgtcgATCGCCAATTTGGGCGGAGGAGACACAGGCACACTGCATTctgagtgtatacatgtatttatactcaTACGACACGGCGACCCCGTATAGGAATGGGAGAAAGCTAAGAagaagagacacacatatatagagaaaaaaagataagtagatagatatagatatggatatatatagataaatagatagatagatagattcatgtgtataaatgtgtgcaaatatgaataaatatatacatacatacatatagatagctagatagatataggaataagtatatatgtatatatgtatatctatatatgtatacatatgtatatatatatatatatatatatatatatatatatatattgtgtgtatatatagatatacacagtatacacacacacacacagacacacacacacacacacacacacacacacacacacacacacacacacacacacacacacacacacacacacacacacacacacacacacacacatacatatatgtatatatatgtatatatatatatatatatatatatatatatatatatatgtatatatatatgtatatatatacatatatatatatatatatatacatatgtatatatatatatatatatatatatatatatatatatatatatatatatatatgtatgtatgtatatatatgtatatgcatattcatataaatgtgtgtttgtatgtgaaaagatgtgcatgtatacataaatgtgtatatgtttatatgtatgtatatatatacatatacacacacacatatacatatacatatatatatatatatatatatatatatatatatatatatatatatatatatatatatatacatatatgtatatatatatatatatatatatatatatatatatatatatatgtatatatgtatatatatatatatatatatgtgtgtgtgtgtgtgtgtgtgtgtgtgtatgtgtgtgtgtgtgtgtgtgtgtgtgtgtgtgtgtgtgtgtgtgtgtgtgtgtgtgtgtgtgtgtgtgtgtgtgtgtgtgtgtgtgtgtgtgtgtgtgtgtatgagggtgtgtatatatatatatatatatgtatatatatatatatatatatatatatatatatatatatatatacatatatgtatatatatatatatatatacatatatatacacacatatatatatatatatatatatatatatatatatatgtgtgtgtgtgtgtgtgtgtgtgtgtgtgtgtgtgtgtgtgtgtgtgtgtgtgtgtgtgtgtgtgtgtgtgtgtttgtgtgtatgtgtgtttgtgtgtgtgtgtgtatgtgtgtttgtgtgtgtgtgtgtgtgtgtgtgtgtgtgtgtgtatgtgtgtgtgtgtgtgtgtatgtgtgtgtgtgaaaaggagagagaattatatatatatatatatatatatatatatatatatatatacacacacacacacacacacacacacacacacacacacacacacacacacacacacacacacacacacacacacacacacacacacacacacacacatacacacacacacacatacacacacacacacacacacacatgaatatgaatatgtatatgtacatatatatatatatatatatatatatatatatatatatatatatatatatatatgtatagagacacacactcacacacacacagacacacacacacacacacacacacacacacacatatatatatatatatatatatatatatatatatatatatatatatatatatatatatatatatatacatatatatatatatatatacatatatatctctgtgtgtgtgtgtgtgtgtgtgtgtgtgtgtgtgtgtatgtgtgtgtgtgtgtgtgtgtgtgtgtgtgtgtgtgtgtgtgtgtgtttgtacattcatacatacatacatacttatgtatgtatgaatgtgtatgtgcacacacacacacacacacacacacacacacacacatatatatacatacatgtatatatatatatatatatatatatatatatatatatatatatatatatatatatatatatatacgtatatgtatatgtataatgtatgtatatgtgtgtatgtatgtatgtatgaatgtgtatgtgcacacacacacgcacgctcacacagatactcacacacacacacacacgcacacgcacacgcacacacacgcacacgcacacgcacacgcacacacaggcgcacacacacacacacacacacacacacacacacatatacacacacacacacacacacacgtacacacacgtacacacacacacacacacacacgcacacacacacacacacacacacacacacacacacacacacacacacacacacacacacacacacacatatatatatatatatatatatatatatatatatatatatatatgcatgtatgtatatatgtataatgtatgtatatgtatgaatatatgtatgtatgaatgtgtatatgcacacatacacgcacacacaaacacacacacacacacacgcacgcacgcacgcacgcacgcacgcacgcacgcacacacacacacacacacacacacacacacacacacatacacacacacacacacacacacacacacacacacacacacacacacacacacacacacacacacacacacacacacatacccacacacatacacacacacacacacacacacacacacacacacatatatatatatatatatatatatatatatatatatatatatatatatatatatatatatatatatatgcaattatatacatttatatacatgtatatgtatatgtataatgaatgcatatgtatgtatatatatgtacgtatgtatgtatgaatgtatatgtgcacacacacacacagacacacacacacacacacgcacgcacgcacacacactccacacacacacacacacacacacacacacacacacacacacacacacacacacacacatatatatatatatatatatatatatatatatatatatatatatatatatatatttgtatattcatatataaatgtatttctttaGTGCTTAGCGATCGTTTCTAAATTTCGATTGAAGGCAAAACGCGCCAATAAGATGAATGCAAATGACTTAAATCAAAGACGGCTCGAGGGCCTGCCTTAACTGGCGTCCCGCTGGAGCCTGAGGCGCAGAGGGGCGGCCGCGACGCCGACGGAGGCGCCCCCCTCGCCGGCGCCATCGCCAGGGCCTTATGGCTGAGCCCCGAGGCGGAACTAACCCTTCCGTTGCGCGTTTCCGGCGGCGCTGACGCTGAGCGAGCGGCGGAAGGCAAAGAGCGGGGcactggaggagagaggaagggaaggcgtgTCTGCTTCTGCAAATGGGCAAAAGGGACGGAGGCGTGTAGGATTGGTGGATACGCATttttatgcttgtgtatgtgcgcatgc
This window contains:
- the LOC113803876 gene encoding uncharacterized protein isoform X1 produces the protein MSGRSAVLCVGVALAVVGVAWAAVPGPNDPRYPDYIVDPRVTCTKEGSFHHPRNCSWYYRCVDRMKIGYFWTYHFECEPGTVFADELDQCVHPFLAAPPCGSPPTTTTTEVVPCTGVEGTCKTYDICRPQRAKKTFCAEIRCNLRTSNLRCPAGMQFDMSSEQCAFPPKESDLCNVFECVGVPGTCTTYKVCRPTASERVLCGKMQCSGHSTPLTCSPGKKFDVATRQCMTPPSENELCAVDTSITIVEEGQLKCSYDNLYPINDFTSRLHCKSFSLCDAGTFRGEKKLCETYYECYRAGSEWRVRSLSCVAGLLYSHAEGKCVAPPTAAELCRS
- the LOC113803876 gene encoding uncharacterized protein isoform X2, with amino-acid sequence MSGRSAVLCVGVALAVVGVAWAAVPGPNDPRYPDYIVDPRVTCTKEGSFHHPRNCSWYYRCVDRMKIGYFWTYHFECEPGTVFADELDQCVHPFLAAPPCGSPPTTTTTEVVPCTGVEGTCKTYDICRPQRAKKTFCAEIRCNLRTSNLRCPAGMQFDMSSEQCAFPPKENELCAVDTSITIVEEGQLKCSYDNLYPINDFTSRLHCKSFSLCDAGTFRGEKKLCETYYECYRAGSEWRVRSLSCVAGLLYSHAEGKCVAPPTAAELCRS